The sequence TCCAGGTGATTCCCCACATCACCGACGCCATCAAGAACTTCGTGCGCAGCGACCTAGGCGACGAGGATTTCGTGCTGTGCGAGATCGGCGGCACGGTCGGCGACATCGAGGGCCTGCCGTTCCTGGAGGCCATCCGCCAGCTGGGCAACGAACTGGGCCCCGAGCGGGCCCTGTACCTGCACTTGACCCTTCTGCCCTATATCCCGGCGGCGGGCGAGTTGAAGACCAAGCCCACCCAGCATTCGGTGAAGGAACTGCTGAACGTCGGCATCCGGGCCAACGTGCTGCTTTGCCGCGCCGACCGGGAAATCCCCGCGGGCGAGCGGCGCAAGATCGCGTTGTTCTGCAACGTGCGCGAGGAGGCGGTGATCCCGGCGCTCGACGTGGACACCATCTACCGGGTGCCCATCGCCTACCACGAACAGGGCCTGGACGACCAAGTCTGCCGCCATTTCGGCATCGCCGTCCCGCCGCCCGACCTGTCGCGCTGGCAAGGCATCGTCGACCGGGTGACGCGGCCGGAAGGCGAGGTGACCATCGCCGTGGTCGGCAAGTACACGGTGCTGATCGACGCCTACAAGTCGTTGGTGGAGGCTCTGGCTCACGGCGGCATCGCCAACCAGGTCAAGGTCGGCATCCGCTGGATCGACGCCGAGATCTTCGAACGCGAGGACGCGGTCCAGCACCTGGAGGACGTGCACGGCATCCTGGTTCCCGGCGGCTTCGGCGAGCGCGGTACCGAAGGCAAGATCGCCGCGGTGCGTTTCGCTCGCGAACGCCAGGTGCCCTACTTCGGCATCTGCCTGGGCATGCAGATGGCGGTGATCGAGGCGGCGCGCCACCTTCTGGGCTTGGCGGGCGCCGGTTCCACCGAATTCGGCGAGCCCGAACATCCGGTGGTCGGCATGATGACCGAATGGATGCAGGAAGGCGAACTGCAGGTCCGCCGCGCGGGCGGCGACTTGGGCGGCACCATGCGCCTGGGCGCCTTCGAGTGCCGGCTAGCCGAAGGCTCGCGGGCCCGGCAAATTTTCGGTGCTGACACCATTTTCGAGCGCCACCGCCACCGCTACGAGGTCAACACGCGCTACCGCGCCGACCTGGAAAGGGCCGGGCTGCGTTTTTCCGGCCTGTCGCCCGATGGCCTGCTGCCGGAGATCGTCGAAATCCCCGACCATCCCTGGTTCGTCGGCGTGCAGTTCCACCCCGAACTCAAGTCCCGCCCCTTCGAACCGCACCCGCTGTTCACTTCCTTCATCGCGGCGGCGGTGCACCAGTCGCGATTGGTGTGATAAGGTGGCTCCATGCTGAAAAGCCTCCGCATCGCCAACCTCCTTTCTTTCGGGCCCGACTCCCAGCCGCTCGACTTGCTGCCCCTCAACCTCCTCATCGGCCCCAACGGGTCGGGGAAGTCCAACGTCATCGACGCGATATCCCTCCTTAAGGCGGCACCACGTGACTTGAGTGAGGTGTCCGGTGATGGAGGATTGTTCGAGGACTGGATCTGGGAGATGGATGGCGATGGCGTGGCGACGGTGGAAACTGTCTTGCCGTGGGATCGCGGAAGGAATCTGCGATACCGCATTTCTCTAAGCGCGTACGGTGGACCGAGCGTCGACGATGAGAGGGTCGAGTTGGAGATGCCATCGCAGGGAAGTTCCACGCCCACGGTATTCTGCGAGCACAAGGATGGGACGGTCGTCTTGACGACTGGCGATGGGACGCGATCCGTGCAGGAAGACGTTGGTTCCGACCAGTCGATCCTGTCCCAGCGAAAGGACCCCGTTCGGTACCGTGAACTCTGGTGGGTAGGGCGGCAATTCGAAGCGATCCGGATTTACCGTGACTGGACGATGGGTCGGTATTCGTCGCCCCGGCTGCGACAGAGGGCCGACATGCGGACCGAGTTCCTCGAGGAGGACGCCTCCAACCTGGGCTTGGTGCTCAACCGCCTGCGCAGCGATCCCGACGCGAAGCGGGCCGTGCTGGAAAACCTGCGGGAATTCTCCGGCGAGTTCGACGACTTCGACGTGAGCATCGTGGCGAATACGGTTCAGGTTTTTCTCACCGAAGGTCGGTTCACCGTTTCGGCCACGCGGCTTTCCGACGGTACGCTCCGGTACCTCTGCCTGCTGGCCATCCTCTGCCATCCGGAGCCGCCGCCCCTGGTCTGCATCGAGGAACCGGAGATGGGCCTGCATCCGGACATCCTGCCTACCATCGCCAGGCTGCTGCGAGCGGCCTCGGAACGGACCCAACTGATCGTCACCACTCACTCCGACATCCTGGTCGATGCCTTGTCGGATACCCCCGAGGCGGTGGTCGCCTGCGAGAAGGGGGAGGGCGGGACGACCCTGCGCCGCCTCGACAAGGACCAACTCGCTCCCTGGCTCAAGGACTACCGGCTGGGCCAGTTGTGGCTGAAGGGAAAGATCGGGGCGACCCGATGGTAGCGGAAGTCTTCGTCGAAGGCGGGGGCAACAAGAACCTGGATATCAAGCTTCGCCAAGCGTTCGGGATGCTGGCCGACCGCGCCGGCCTGCGCGGCCGGATGCCGAAGTTCGTGGCCTGCGGCAGCCGCCACGAGGCCTACAAGGATTTCGTCACCGCGCTCGAACATCCCGAGCCGGGGAAGACCTCCCTCCTGCTCGTGGACAGCGAAGGGCCGGTTTCGGAGGAATCTCCCTGGACGCATTTGGGCGGTCGCGAGGAAGGCGGTTGGCGGCAACCGCCGGGCGCGACCGATGGCCAATGCCATTTCATGGTCCAGGCCATGGAGTCCTGGTTTCTCGCCGATATTCCTGCGCTTCGGCAGTATTTCGGGCAGGATTTCAAGGAAAAGGCACTTCCCCGAGGCAGTATCGAGGCCGCGTCCAAGGCTGCCGTTATCGAAGGATTGACCAAGGCGGCGAAGATGACCAGGAAAGGGGGCTACGACAAGGGCCGGGATTCGTTCGGCATCTTGAAGACCCTCGACATCGCCAAGGTCCGCGCCGCCTCGCCATGGGCCGACCGCTTCTTCACATCGCTCGACAAGACCACCAAAGGGGAAGAGCCATGACCACCCAGCCCCGCCACGTCACCGTCGGCAAGGTCACCTTCGGCAACGATCTGCCGCTGGCGGTCATCGCCGGGCCCTGTTCGCTGGAAAGCCGGGCCCATGCCTTGGAAATGGCCCATGCCCTGGTCGAAATGACCCGGGCCCTGGGCTGCGATTTCGTGTTCAAAAGCTCCTTCGACAAGGCCAACCGGACCAGCGGCGACACGCCGCGCGGGCTGGGCATGAAGGAAGCCCTGCCGATCCTGGCCGAGGTGCGCGAGACTTACGGCTGTCCCGTCATCACCGACGTGCACGAGGCCGTCCAGTGCGCCCCCGTGGCCGAGGCGGTGGACATGCTGCAGATTCCGGCCTTTCTTTGCCGCCAGACCGATTTGCTGCTGGCCGCCGGCCAGACCATGAAGGCGATCAACGTCAAGAAGGGCCAGTTCCTGGCGCCCTGGGACATGGCCAACGTGGTCCGGAAGATCGAAAGCAGCGGCAACATGAACGTGCTGGTCTGCGAACGCGGCACCAGCTTCGGCTACAACACCCTGGTCACCGACATGCGCGGTCTGCCCATCCTGGGCCGGACCGGCTGTCCGGTGGTCTTCGACGCCACCCATTCGGTGCAGCAGCCGGGCGGGCAGGG comes from Magnetospirillum sp. WYHS-4 and encodes:
- a CDS encoding CTP synthase, with the translated sequence MTRFIFITGGVVSSLGKGLASAALGALLQARGFKVRLRKLDPYINVDPGTMSPYQHGEVYVTDDGAETDLDLGHYERYTGVSARKGDNVTTGRIYSEVIAKERRGDYLGATIQVIPHITDAIKNFVRSDLGDEDFVLCEIGGTVGDIEGLPFLEAIRQLGNELGPERALYLHLTLLPYIPAAGELKTKPTQHSVKELLNVGIRANVLLCRADREIPAGERRKIALFCNVREEAVIPALDVDTIYRVPIAYHEQGLDDQVCRHFGIAVPPPDLSRWQGIVDRVTRPEGEVTIAVVGKYTVLIDAYKSLVEALAHGGIANQVKVGIRWIDAEIFEREDAVQHLEDVHGILVPGGFGERGTEGKIAAVRFARERQVPYFGICLGMQMAVIEAARHLLGLAGAGSTEFGEPEHPVVGMMTEWMQEGELQVRRAGGDLGGTMRLGAFECRLAEGSRARQIFGADTIFERHRHRYEVNTRYRADLERAGLRFSGLSPDGLLPEIVEIPDHPWFVGVQFHPELKSRPFEPHPLFTSFIAAAVHQSRLV
- a CDS encoding AAA family ATPase, which translates into the protein MRTEFLEEDASNLGLVLNRLRSDPDAKRAVLENLREFSGEFDDFDVSIVANTVQVFLTEGRFTVSATRLSDGTLRYLCLLAILCHPEPPPLVCIEEPEMGLHPDILPTIARLLRAASERTQLIVTTHSDILVDALSDTPEAVVACEKGEGGTTLRRLDKDQLAPWLKDYRLGQLWLKGKIGATRW
- a CDS encoding DUF4276 family protein — translated: MVAEVFVEGGGNKNLDIKLRQAFGMLADRAGLRGRMPKFVACGSRHEAYKDFVTALEHPEPGKTSLLLVDSEGPVSEESPWTHLGGREEGGWRQPPGATDGQCHFMVQAMESWFLADIPALRQYFGQDFKEKALPRGSIEAASKAAVIEGLTKAAKMTRKGGYDKGRDSFGILKTLDIAKVRAASPWADRFFTSLDKTTKGEEP
- the kdsA gene encoding 3-deoxy-8-phosphooctulonate synthase, which codes for MTTQPRHVTVGKVTFGNDLPLAVIAGPCSLESRAHALEMAHALVEMTRALGCDFVFKSSFDKANRTSGDTPRGLGMKEALPILAEVRETYGCPVITDVHEAVQCAPVAEAVDMLQIPAFLCRQTDLLLAAGQTMKAINVKKGQFLAPWDMANVVRKIESSGNMNVLVCERGTSFGYNTLVTDMRGLPILGRTGCPVVFDATHSVQQPGGQGTTSGGQREFAPVLARAAVAVGVAAVFIETHDNPAKALSDGPNMIPLHELADVLEVLLEFDAVAKENPVAL